The genomic segment GCAGATGCAGTGCAGGGCGGGTTGAAATAATTGTTTGAAAAACTAATGCGGGACGGGTTGTGGATTCgttgtctttattttttttttcccacaatTTTCCTGTCGTGTTTcttcattatttttatgtaatGCTTCCCCTTTGATAATTACTAAGTGCTGTTGTTTGTTTTTCCTGTTAAGCtctgatttttccttttttgctgTTTGTTGTTGTTAGGCTAATGGCTATTGCTATGAATATTCTGAAACCTAGTTATGTTCATGAATTGGATCCCGGATTCAACCGTTTAATATTCTTAGTTAAACCCATTGCATATTAAAAGTTATGGGCTCGTATCTACTACAGTATTTGTTGcgatattaataaatttttacacataaatataTGCTCCgttaggggttcaattgaacccccaccTTTAATGCTACATACGCCCCTGGGTATATGTCAATAAATTTACAACAGTTGAAGTTCCTAAAGTCTATTAGGTtgtagttaattaattaatttctgctagaaatttgtttttcttaatatCTCATGCTTCAATTCACTTCACTTTGTTATCGGCAATAGTTCGAATAATTACTTGATTACTGTAGTTGCTGTAACAAAATAATGATGTCAACTAACTAAAGTAGtttgaatattattattttttttccctcaaaaAAGAAGCATATGATGCGGGGCAGGGCGAAAACAGCAAATTCTGCTATGCGGGGCGGGTTGAAGTAGGATTTGCCCCACAACGCACCGTTTGGCATCCCTAGACCTAATAAGAACAAGGTGATGCACCTATTTGCCATGTGAACTAATTAACTACAAGGATTAGGCACCTCGCTCTCGTCCAACTGCTTGAAGTAGCTATCCCAGACAGCTTTATCAACCTTTTGAGGGTAGTTTGGGCAAAACTCTTCTTCTGAATAATCATCCTCCTCCTCATCTTCTTCATTGAGCTTTTGCTTTTTCAGAGGCAGAGAATCCGATGATTCATCTTCCCTTTGACCCTCTACAATGAAGGTCACCTCTTGCTTAGACGGTACACGATTCATGATGATGGATGTCAAACAAACCCTATGATCCCGAGCCCTCGGGTAGAATAAACCCCAAGTTAAATTTCAATTTAGCACCAAAACTTTATAAATAGTCTCGCAGAAAAATGGCCCTTAATGTATGGGACTTGGAGGATCATTTTGGTCCCACCCCTCGATACGGATTTATTAGGACCCGTTTTCGGAAATAAAGTAgggtttggccatgaaaattccaaatgcaacttcaagttgtatctgtcatttgaaaaatatttaaatctctattttcacttttttcactttgagTACGTTCAAACAACTAAGGtcccgtttgtccatagataccaaaaaaaaatcattttttttgaaattttggagttggagttggagttgtgtttggccatagtttttgaaattatagtttttggtgaaatgtagttgtacaaaagtgaaaattttcaaaaaataaattttttgagttttttgaattccggaatacaacttcaagttgtattcggaattcttatggccaaacgctgaaaagtgaaaaaaaaattacggaataaagtgaataattcttacgGCCAAACAGGGGCTAACTTTTCTTCTGCAAAAACTTtaatcaaacacaacttcaactttagaattccaaataaagtgaaaactatttggtttctatggtcaaacatcaattaaaaaaatgcaTTAAGTGAGAATAGACCCTTGTTTCTCTTGGTAAATAACTAAACTTTTAACAAAGAGCACCATTAAGCCTTTTTATAGCATGAGTGTTATCAGGTAATATTAAAACAATTCTAGAGAATATGTACGTAAATAttgtacatatattatatacaattatattttaaaaaaatatattattataaacCTTAAATTATTCTGTACTATTTTCCGATATTAATTTGTCAtttcatttggaaaaatattttcatatattatataCAATTATATGATTAAAGTATACTTTATCTATCCTAATTAACtactatattttatttcttaaaaaaatatgcactgaatatttttaagctatcaaaatcaaGGCTAATTATTAgacccttctttttttttttttttaaaagcaaaaaggAAGGGTCTAATTCTTAATATTGCAGGGAACAGAGGAGAGTACAACATGGTATTTTTATCATTTGTGCACAACAGATATGTTGGCAACGTCCGAATGAAATATAATGCGAGTAATCTGCCAGACGTGAATGCCTTTTGTAAATTTGAAGATCTATCTAATGTTTAGAGAAATATAATGCAAGTTATCTGCCACACGTGAATGTCCTTTGTAAATCTGAAGATCTATTTAGTGCTTGAAAGACTCAAGCTTGTGTATAGATACTAATATGGTAGAACATAACAACAATTTATCTTACTTTTAACTATGTGATATTTGATTATACCTTTTACAAAGTTCTTAAGGGTTGTCCGCCAGATTACCAAAATTAAATCTTGACTCATGttgaaaaaaattcactttGCATCTCCCTATTCAAAATAACTATAATACCAAGGCCTCATGGAATGTTTATGTTGGATCCGTGCTCAGCACGACCTAGCTATCTAGTTTTTCTTAACCAGCCAAGGCTTGTGCAGACTGCGAAAAAGtcaaatttgaaactttacTTTAAACATCTCGCTTCAACGTATTAACAAATTTTCCTACATATTCTGTAGAACCACTGGTACTGAGCATACGTTACTACTATCACTTAATATAGAGCACAATGGTCTGACAATAATTTAGTGGGTAATGTCCACatgtataatttaaaatttatgcaTGGCAAACAAAACACAAGCCATACAATATGTAACACTTTACCTGATtaggaaaataaattttgacaCTATATTAGTATATATAAGTTAAGTAAGAAATATATATTGCTAGAAATCTTAAGATGTAAACTACGAGTTAATTTCCTTCGCTTTGTCTAATTAAATAATCATAACTGGGTCAAAATTGCTAATCAGAACTCCTACAAATTAAGCATTGTCAATGTAATTTCTACATTTTATCAGTGAACTGAGCTGAACTAGAACTTTTACTCAATTGTCcaacgaaaaagaaaaagattgcaTAAATACTTAGTGTTTTCGAAGGCTTCTTATAAGCAATTACACAGATACGACAACTCCAAATGTCACAAGACAATATTACATCTAAATCACCTATAGTCTTACTACACAACTGGAAATGATAAGTCACTAACAACACTACGCTTAATTTTTGCAAATCCACGATAGCCCCAATCCTCTCCCCAACTATTCTTCACCAGGTAAAATTCTCCCCCTTTCTCTTCACCGTACCCAATGATTAGCATCGCGTGCCACCCTGCTTTATCTCGTCTATCATTGCTTTTGtttatttcttcaacttcatCCTCATTTGGGCCCTGGTATATTTCCTGTTAAggttttttcaaaaatacacGATTAGAAGACAAATATTTAATAGTTAAATGGTTAAATTATGAACCAATATATAAAGAAGTTAACCTCTCCGCGGTGTTGTTGAAGGCTACGGACATGACGAACACGGCAAGTAAGTGGTTGTTGCTCGATAAGCTTTTCTATGCTATGTTTTTTCATGCCTTCGGGAACTCGCTCGAATTTCTTTATCTTAACAGGCTCCTGTTACAAATTATAGAAGTTAGACAAATTTCTTACAAAtaaacaacaaataaaatagtGCACTAAGCAGATTACTAACCACATCTGATGAGCAATAACATTCACCTCTTgcctcagtatatttatatttgttttcttcaatTATACCATGATCCACAGCAAATTTGTATGCCTTATTATAATGGTAAGGGAAGCATgcattcttctccaagtttgCAAATCGAGCAGGCATTTTAGAATAGTGAACAGTGGCGGACCCAGGATTTCGTGcaagggggttcaaaaaaaaaaagtccatgATAGTAACTCACCGTAAAAGCAATACTAGGCATAGCGTAATGGGTTTCAACCTCCGCTCTTTATTTTGGTTCACAACAAAACCTCAAAATGGTTTTGCCTACAACTCTTTTTCTAGGGCACgctttaaaatatgaaaatcataaatcaagatttaacaaatatatttactttgtaaaatttaataatctatcaaaatttataagaaaaagaatattttactTAACAAACATCAAGTGATCTCTACCAAAATGCTAAACCTACAATTTTTTtatactaaaaaaattaaaagctctgaaatttttattttgacgAACAACAAATTgcaaacaataacaacaaaagaGAATATAAACTAAACTATACCATTAATAATCTTAATATAAGAGGCCACAAATAGGAATTTAAGAGCAAAGAAATCTATccatttttcgaaaaaatatgaaaaatgcaTGCGCAAAAGTGTTGAAATCCATTTTCGAGCTTTTGACCTTTCGGTCAAAATGAACCCACATTAACCATTATGCCGCGCCTCGCCTTTTGTTATGTGGGTTCAATCCTCGTTAATAAACTGACTAATTCTTCGAAAACTAATTTCCACAAATAAGTAGTATAAAACATTTTGAGCAAGTGGGTTCAACTGATCCCACTTGCACCAAGGTAGGACCGCCCCTGATAGTGAAACATGCAATCTATAAGTTGTTGTTTTGAGAGTGGGATGATTATTCCGCCGTTATTAAGAGCATAAGCCACCGTTATGGCTTCAGAAGCGGAGAAAGCCCAACAGCAGCCtttaaaattacataaaaatttcatcaaaacaagatatgacaacaataataacaataatgacaacatcaataataaagATAATTGAAGCATACAGCAATATCCTTGATTATCAATAGCAAGAAGGTAGTTT from the Lycium ferocissimum isolate CSIRO_LF1 chromosome 11, AGI_CSIRO_Lferr_CH_V1, whole genome shotgun sequence genome contains:
- the LOC132038520 gene encoding ervatamin-B-like, with product MPARFANLEKNACFPYHYNKAYKFAVDHGIIEENKYKYTEARGECYCSSDVEPVKIKKFERVPEGMKKHSIEKLIEQQPLTCRVRHVRSLQQHRGEEIYQGPNEDEVEEINKSNDRRDKAGWHAMLIIGYGEEKGGEFYLVKNSWGEDWGYRGFAKIKRSVVSDLSFPVV